Proteins encoded within one genomic window of Haloplanus vescus:
- a CDS encoding 1,4-dihydroxy-2-naphthoyl-CoA synthase, with protein sequence MVSDIFDPDRWTAVTDDFEDVTYHRADDVPAVRIAIDRPEVRNAFRPQTVDELYAALDHARQQSDVGCVLLTGNGPSPKDGGWAFSAGGDQAIRGESGYEYRGDEDTDADGADTGDASLDTDTPSVGRLHVLEVQRLIRFMPKPVVAVVPGWAVGGGHSLHVVCDLTLASEEHAKFLQTDPDVASFDGGFGSAYLARQIGQKKAREVFFLGKTYDAAEAEDMGMVNEAVPHEELESTALEWATTMTRKSPTAMRMLKYAFNLVDDGMVGQQVFSGEATRLAYMTDEAQEGRDAFLEGREPDFSDVPWHY encoded by the coding sequence ATGGTTTCCGACATCTTCGACCCCGACCGCTGGACGGCGGTCACCGACGACTTCGAGGACGTAACCTACCATCGCGCGGACGACGTGCCCGCGGTTCGCATCGCCATCGACCGCCCCGAGGTACGCAACGCCTTCCGCCCCCAGACCGTCGACGAACTCTACGCGGCACTCGACCACGCCCGCCAGCAGTCGGACGTTGGCTGTGTCCTCCTGACGGGCAACGGTCCGTCGCCGAAAGACGGCGGGTGGGCGTTCTCGGCCGGCGGCGACCAGGCCATCCGGGGGGAGTCAGGCTACGAATACCGCGGCGACGAGGACACCGACGCCGACGGTGCCGACACCGGCGACGCCTCGCTCGACACCGACACGCCGAGCGTGGGTCGCCTCCACGTCCTCGAAGTCCAGCGACTGATTCGCTTCATGCCGAAACCCGTCGTCGCCGTCGTGCCCGGGTGGGCCGTCGGCGGCGGCCACTCCCTGCACGTCGTCTGTGACCTGACGCTCGCGAGCGAGGAGCACGCGAAGTTCCTCCAGACAGACCCGGACGTGGCTTCCTTCGACGGCGGCTTCGGGTCGGCCTACCTCGCCCGTCAAATCGGCCAGAAGAAGGCCCGTGAGGTGTTCTTCCTCGGGAAAACCTACGACGCCGCGGAGGCAGAAGACATGGGAATGGTCAACGAGGCCGTCCCCCACGAGGAGTTAGAGAGCACCGCGCTGGAGTGGGCAACGACGATGACGAGGAAGAGTCCGACCGCGATGCGGATGCTGAAATACGCGTTCAACCTCGTCGACGACGGGATGGTCGGACAGCAGGTGTTCTCGGGCGAGGCGACGCGGCTGGCGTACATGACCGACGAGGCACAGGAGGGGCGCGACGCCTTCCTCGAAGGCCGAGAGCCGGACTTCTCGGACGTGCCGTGGCACTACTGA